Below is a window of Candidatus Omnitrophota bacterium DNA.
AAGAACTACGAAGAAGTCACGGTGCCCGCCGAGGTCATGAAACACGCCGAGGGCTTCCTGAAGGAGAACATGGAGCTTGAAGGCCAATTTCACGATGGGCAGTTGATCGGGATTGAGCCGCCGATGTTTGTGGATGTGCATATCGCCGAAACCGAACCCGGCATCCGAGGCGACACCTCCAAAGCCGGGATGAAGCCGGCCAAACTTGAAACCGGAGCGACTATTCAAGTGCCGCTCTTTGTCGATACCGGCGAGCTCATTCGGGTGGATACCCGAACCGGCACCTACGTCTCTCGCGTCTAACCAGGAGGGCCCTGTGGAGAAGCCGCGCAAGTCATCCGAGCGGGAAGCGTTTCGGCTCATTGAAGAGATGCTCGAGCTCATGGAGGCCCGCAGCCTCATTGAGCTCGAAATGGAGCACCAGGGGCTGCGCATTCGACTGAAGAAAGCCTCCTTAAGCCCGACACCGCACCTTGTGGAGTATGTCACCGGCGTCGCCCATCCCGCAGCACCCGCGGCCGCGGCTCCGGCGGCGGCGCGCATGGCCGAAGAACCCCACCGCACCATCATCAAATCGCCGATGGTCGGCACCTTTTACCGAGCCTCCGCCCCGGATGCGCCGCCGTTCGCGGACGTTGGACAAGATCTCGACGTGGGACAGGTCGTGTGCATCATTGAAGCGATGAAGCTGATGAATGAGATCAAATCCGAAGTCGCCGGCCGCATCA
It encodes the following:
- the accB gene encoding acetyl-CoA carboxylase biotin carboxyl carrier protein, which encodes MLELMEARSLIELEMEHQGLRIRLKKASLSPTPHLVEYVTGVAHPAAPAAAAPAAARMAEEPHRTIIKSPMVGTFYRASAPDAPPFADVGQDLDVGQVVCIIEAMKLMNEIKSEVAGRITDVLVENGAAVEFGQPLFAIEPR
- the efp gene encoding elongation factor P is translated as MISTTEFSSGKTILMDGQLWTIIEYQHVKPGKGGAFVRTKLRRLPDDSVIERTFRAGEKFEEAYIEKRTLQYLYRTADTFHLMDTKNYEEVTVPAEVMKHAEGFLKENMELEGQFHDGQLIGIEPPMFVDVHIAETEPGIRGDTSKAGMKPAKLETGATIQVPLFVDTGELIRVDTRTGTYVSRV